The window CTTATGAAGCGGCTGTTGTGATGGGTTCACTCTTATTTACATGGGTTGATTTCAGCGATGTTAAAATGCATCTCTTTCCGATGGGAACAGCAGTGGTAGGTATATTTGCCGGTTGTTTTGTTGGCATGCTAGCAGCTGCGCTAACGGAAATCATCAACGTGCTGCCCATCCTCGCCAAGCGTGTTGGCATGGGATCCTATATGATTTTGCTTCTAATGGCGATGATATTCGGTAAAGTATTTGGATCCTTGTTTGAATGGTTGTTTTATTAACGTGTGTTGAAGGAGGCGCGCAAGTGAAGTTTATTGTGAAACAGGGAAATGAGAGCGATAAGAATGACTCTAACGAATCGAAGGAATCACAGGAACAGTCGGAGAAACTGGCGATAGATGAGGAAGGGAATTTATCAGCTTACAATCCAATAACCGACATGACATCTGAGGAGAAGGCACTCAAAATTCAGGAAGATATCCCCCGAAGCATTCGAGAAGTTCAAAGAGTGCTGGAGGAACGCGTAGGACTCAATCGAAGCTTCGATCTCGTACTCAGAGAAATGGTGTTTGGAGCCAAGCGTGTAGGCATCTTCTATTGCAATGGATTTGCCAAAGATACGGTGTTAACCGATATCATTACACGTCTAACTTATGCGGACGAAGAAACAGTCTCACATCATACACTGGAAGCTTTCATTGAGAAACTAATTCCGCACATCCAAGTGAAGTCCTACAAGAAAATGTCTGAAATCGTAGGACAAGTGTTGATGGGCGGGACGGCATTTTTCATTGAAGGAGAGACAGCAGCGATTGCGATCGATGTCAAAAGCTATCCCGTTCGATCGATCGCTGAACCTGACTTGGAGCGGGTTGTCCGAGGTTCACGAGACGGCTTCGTTGAAACCCTTTTATTGAATGTAACATTGGTCAGACGAAGAATTCGTGATGAGAGATTTAAGCTGGAAATTATGCAAATCGGCAAGCGAACCAAGACGGATGTCTGTATAGGCTATATCAATGATATTGCTGACGCGGACTTAGTCCAAGCCGTGAAAGATAAAATAAATAATGTTGAAATCGACGGCCTTCCTCTTGCTGAAAAACAGCTGGAAGAAGCGATTGTTAATAAGGGTTGGAACCCATATCCGATGGTTCGGTATTCGGAACGGCCGGATGTTGTCTCCGCTCATTTACTTGAAGGTCATGTATGTGTTTTTGTGGACACATCACCGAGCGTCATGATCCTGCCGACAACGTTTTTCCATCATGTGCAGCATGCTGAGGAATATCGGCAAACGCCATTTATCGGCACTTACTTAAGGTGGGTGCGCTTTGTTGGCATTATGGCTTCGATTTTCTTGCTCCCACTTTGGTTTATGATGGTTATGGATCCTTCCTTAAAGCCGGCGGGACTAGAATTCCTCGGTCCGCAGAAGGAAGGAACTCTGCCACTATTAGTTCAGTTCTTACTAGCGGATATAGGGATTGATCTCATGCGAATGGCTGCTGTGCATACACCTACACCGCTTGCAACCGCAATGGGTTTGGTGGCAGCCATTCTGGTTGGAGATATCGCGGTAAAGACAGGGCTCTTTATCAATGAGGTTATCCTGTATTTGGCGCTCGCCTCTATTGGGATGTTCGCGACACCAAGCTATGAGTTGGGTCTAGCTAATCGTATTGTAAGGCTTGCTCTCTTAATCATCGTGGCGATCTTCCAGGTACCCGGTTTTGTCGTTGGTTCAACGTTATGGTTAATTCTGTTAGCCACAAGGAAATCCTTTAATGCTCCCTATATGTGGCCCTTTATTCCATTTAACGCCAAAGGCTTCTTTGCCATCCTGGTTCGTCGTCCGGTATTAGCTGGCAAAACGCGGCTAAGTATTACAAAGCCGATCGACGGCACGCGTCAACCAAAATCCGAATAACAGAAAAAAGGGCAGGGAATTCTCCTGTCCTTTTTGATTTTATGTCCTAGCGTGTATTGTCAAAAGCGCATGCCATATGGTACTTTTAATAGTAATGTACATTAACCTCTTTGGCGGCATATAGCAAGAAGATGGTTCAGGGAGAGGGGAAAATAAAGCTATGTATTTACATGGTACTAGTAAAATAAACGACCAAGGCCACCTCGAAATCGGCGGTGTCGATGCAACGAAATTGGTTGCAGAATACGGCACTCCTTTATATGTATTTGACGAAGCGCTAGTACGTGGACGCTGCCGTGAATTCGTAGAAGCTTTCAAAGCGTCGGGTCTGAAATTCCAAGTGGCTTATGCCAGCAAAGCATTCTGCGTAATGGCGATGTGCCGAATTGTAGATGAAGAGGGAATGTCACTTGACGTTGTTTCCGATGGTGAGCTTTATACAGCGCTGCAAGCAGGTTTCCCAGCGGATCGAATTCATTTCCATGGCAATAACAAAACAATCGCTGAATTGGAAATGGCAATTGATGCCGAAATCGGCTGTTTCGTCGTAGATAACTTTATCGAACTTCAAATGTTGAATGCGATTGCCGAAGAGAAACGCCAAGAGGTGAAGATCTTACTGCGTATTACGCCGGGCGTTGAGGCACATACGCATGAATATATTTCTACAGGCCAGACGGATTCCAAATTCGGTTTCGACATGGGCAATGGCTCGGCATTCCTGGCGGTTCAAGAAGCTTCGCAATTAAGCAACGTGGAGTTATTGGGCGTTCATTCCCATATTGGCTCCCAAATTTTTGAAGTAGAGGGCTTCCGCATGGCAGCTGAGAAAGTGGCTGGCTTTGCGGTTCAAGTTCGTAAAGAAATCGGTGTGACGTTCAAGGTCATTAACCTTGGCGGCGGTTTCGGAATTCGTTATGTGAGCGAAGATAGCCCGCTTCCGGTTGCTGTTTATGTTAAAGCTATAACAGACGCGATTAAAGAGAATTTCGGCAGCAATGATTTTCCAATGCCTGAAATTTGGGTTGAACCAGGCCGCAGCATCGTTGGTGACGCGGGAACAACACTGTACACTGTTGGTACAACAAAGGATATTCCAGGGGTGCGTAAATATGTAGCTGTAGATGGCGGCATGACGGATAACCCGCGTCCTGCTTTGTATGAGGCTGTGTATGAGGCGATGTTGGCTAACCGTGCTACAGAGCAACCGACAGAGGTTGTATCTATTGCAGGGAAATGCTGTGAGAGCGGCGATATGCTGATCTGGGATCTGAACCTGCCAAAAGTTAGTTCAGGAGACGTTCTAGCAGTATCTTGCACAGGTGCATACAATTATGCAATGGCAAGCAATTATAACCGTATCCGCCGTCCTGGTGTTGTCTTCGTGAAAGATGGTCAAAGTGATCTCGTCGTAAAACGCGAAACGTTCGATAACATCGTTGGTAATGACCTCATTCCTGCAAGAATGAAACAAATGAGCGAGACCGTTTAGGTTGTTTTATATAAAAAGAAGGAAACCTCAAGCTTATACGGGGTTTCCTTCTTTGTGTTTTCTCCATCTCGAGATGGACTGCTCGTCCACTTTAAGCAGCGCAGGAAGCACATTTTCGCAGTCAAACAGGACATGGTCGGGGTAGAATGATGTTAGAAATATAGCGCAGTTTGTGAAATGGAAGTTTTCATAGTAGAATAAGATATTATTTCCTAAAGGAGTGGACCACAAATGGCCAAACAAGCAAAAATTAAACTAGCAGGTGGCGGCGAAGTTGTCATCGATCTTTTCGAAAACGATGCACCGAATACCGTTGCTAACTTTGAAAAATTAGCAAACTCCGGTTTCTACAACGGACTTGTTTTTCATCGTGTTATTCCAGGATTCGTAGCACAAGGTGGTTGTCCTACAGGAACAGGAACTGGTGGCCCTGGTTACCAAATCAACTGTGAAATCAACCCGAACAAACATGAGCGCGGCTCCTTGGCTATGGCTCATGCAGGCAGAAATACAGGTGGAAGCCAGTTCTATATTGCTTACCAACCGCAACCGCATTTGGATGGACAGCATACCGTATTTGGTAAAGTATCCAAAGGCATGGAATTAGTCGATGCTTTCAAAGGCAAAGATTTGATGGAGAAAGTTGAAGTTGTAGAAGTATAATTTGTCATAATCGAAAAGACGCCCGTTGATTAATTTCAATGGGTTCTTTTTTAATTTAATTCCGAGTGAATTCATAGAAAAAGTAAGAAATTAATGTGAAAAGGAAAAAAGCACTTGCTTTTTGTAAGTGTGAGTGATAAATTTTTCATTACCAAAGTAATTTTTAGCTAGTTCTTAGTTGTAAGTTACTTTTATATGTATGCAAACCTTCGGGGCGTGGTGAAATTCCACACCGGCGGTGATTCGATAACATGTACCCGTTACATGATTTCGATAAGTCCGTGACCCGTTTTGAAGCTAGCGGTACCTAAAACATAGCTTCGCTACGGCTGATCCGGTGCAATTCCGGAACCGACAGTATAGTCTGGATGGGAGAAGGAAAACGCGAACATTTGATTCGCTATGCATACTTGTACATTTTTTCACGTAAACAAAAATTCGGCAGGTCTGTCTTTTGAAGCAGATACGTCGTTGTTGTTTGATTTGATCAAAAATGCAGCAAGTATGGATGGATGAAGCTTCTTCGTGTTATCTAGAAAATCTCTGGCCCCTATCCGATACACGGAGGGGCCTTTTTGCATTCAAAATTTGGATGGACCTGAAAGGCGGTGAACTTTGTGCATGTACTGAATGACGAAGCTTACATGAGACTAGCTTTGCAAATGGCTGAAAGTGCTCTTGGTCAGACGGGAATTAATCCTGTGGTAGGGTGTGTTCTTGTTAAAAATGGGCGCATCGTTGGTATGGGAGCGCACTTAAAGCGCGGACATGGCCATGCCGAGGTTCTCGCCTTGCAAATGGCAGGCGAGGAAGCAAAGGGAAGCACGGCTTATGTGACATTAGAGCCATGCAGTCACTTTGGCAAAACGCCGCCCTGCAGCGACCGACTCATTGAGGCCGGCGTGTTACGGGTTGTCGTCGCTGGAACTGATCCGAACCCGCAGGTTGGTGGGACAGGCATCGCTAAACTGCGTGAGCATGGTCTCGACGTAACCGTTGGGCTGCTTGCAGAGGAGGCCGCGGCAATGAACGAGGCCTTCAACAAATACATCGTCACCCGTAAGCCTTATGTGACGATGAAGACTGCGAGCACGCTCGACGGCCGCATTGCCTCGAAGACCGGCGACAGCAAATGGATCACGTCGCCAGCGTCTCGTGCCTTCGTTCATACCCTGCGCCATCGGCATCAGGGTATCATGGTCGGCGCCAGCACCATCATCGCCGACGACCCGCTGCTGAGCGCGCGCGGCGACGTACCGGCTGTGCAGCCGGTACGGATCGTCGCGGACTCGCTCTTGCGAGTCCCGCTGGGCGCCCGGGTGCTCACGGAGCAGGATCGTCAGCCGACGATCCTGCTCGCGAGCTCGCAGGCGCCCGCAGAGCGTCGTGCCGCGCTGGAAGCGCGCGGCATCACGGTCCTCACCTGCGGGGACGGCCCGCAGGTGGACCTGACGCTCGCCATGCGGAAGCTCGGCGAGCGCGAGATCGGCTCCATCCTTCTAGAGGGTGGAGGGAAGCTCAACGGCGCTATGCTGGAGCAGCGCCTGATCGACAAGCTGGTGCTGATGTTTGCGCCGAAAATCATCGGCGGAGGCTCTGCAGCACCTGTAAACATCAACTTCGATGGAATCGCGAAGATGGATGATGCGATTACGCTCGACCGACTCAAGGTCGAGCAGTTTGGACCGGATATTTGCATAACTGGCTATCCGAATTATAAGAGCTAACGAATGGAGGACTTGCATGTTTACCGGAATTATTGAAGAAATCGGCCACATGCGCCGCATTCATAGTCAAGGGCAAGCCATGGTGTTGACCATTGCTGCCAAGAAAGTGCTTGAAGATGTCCACCTGGGTGACAGTATATCTGTAAATGGCGTCTGTTTGACAGTCATTTCCTTTGATAACGACTCATTTTCAGTGGATGTTATGCCAGAAACATACCGTAAGACGAATCTTCGCAAACTACAAACTGGCACCCGCGTGAATTTGGAGCGAGCGATGGCAGCGAATGGCCGGTTCGGGGGGCACATTGTTCAAGGGCATGTGGATGCAACCGCAACGATCCTTTCACGAATACCCGAGGAAAATGCGGTCGTTTACCGGTTCGAACCGGAGAATAAACACATTTTCCGATATATCATTACTGGGGGTTCCATCACAATTGACGGCATAAGCCTTACCGTTGTTGATGTTAATGATCGTGAAGTGGCGGTTTCCATCATCCCGCATACCCTTGCTCAAACGGTCCTACATGATAAAAAGGCTGGGGATACGGTCAACATAGAATGTGACGTGCTAGGCAAATATATGGAGCGTCTACTAAAGTTCGGTCCATCTGAAACTTCGGATGGAAGCGGGAAAAAACAAAGTACGCTTACTGCGAGCTTTCTTGCCGATAACGGCTTTATGTAGAAACAACGAAGTCAGCTTTGCTAAAGCAAAACTCAGGCTTATGCTTACGAAGATAGTTTTGCTAAAGCAAAACTCTTAGGAGAGGTGAATATGACAAAAATAATCTTCAACACCATAGAAGAAGCGCTAAACGATCTCAAACTCGGTAAAGTCATTATTGCTGTGGACGATGAAGATCGTGAGAATGAGGGCGATTTTATCGCACTTGCCGATAAAACAACGCCAGAGGTCATTAATTTCATGATCAAAGAAGGACGTGGACTTGTTTGTGCACCAATAACGGAAGAACGTGCACAAGAACTTGAACTGCCTCCCATGGTCGCACGGAATACGGATTATCACGGAACAGCGTTTACTGTTTCTGTTGATCATATGGATACTAGTACAGGGATATCTGCGCATGAGCGATCTAGAACGATTATGGGCTTGATTGATCCGACAGCAAAACCTCAGGATTTCCGAAGACCAGGTCACATTTTCCCTTTAATTGCCAAAAAGGGCGGCGTGCTCCGCAGAACTGGGCATACAGAAGCGGCAGTTGATTTGGCTATCATGTGTGAATCTTATCCAGCAGCGGTCATTTGTGAAGTCATCAAGGAAGACGGGACGATGGCGCGTGTACCGGATCTAATGGAAATTGCAGCGAAACATGATCTGTGTATTATCACGATACAGGACTTAATCCAATATCGAAATCAGCAGGAGAAATTGGTTCAACGTGAGGTTGAAATTAAGCTTCCAACCGATTTCGGTATATTCAAGGCTATTGCTTATACGAACCTGCTTGATAACAAAGAGCACGTGGCCCTTGTCAAAGGGACAATTGACTCTTCGAAACCAACGTTGGTACGCGTGCATTCCGAGTGCTTGACTGGGGATGTCTTCCATTCTCATCGCTGCGACTGCGGTCCACAATTGGATGCTGCATTAAAACAGATTGATGAAGAGGGCAATGGTGTATTATTATATATGCGACAGGAAGGTCGGGGAATCGGTTTAATCAACAAATTGAAGGCTTATGCCTTGCAAGAGCAGGGATTAGACACCGTAGAAGCGAATATTAAGCTAGGCTTTGCTCCAGATCTTCGGGATTATGGGATTGGGGCGCAAATTTTGAAAGATCTTGGCATCACGCAGCTTCGACTATTAACGAATAATCCACGCAAAATTAAAGGTTTGGAAGGTTACGGCCTAGAAGTGGTTGAGCGGGTTCCGATTCAAATGGATAGTAAGGCTGATAATCTCAATTATTTACAAACGAAGAAAAACAAGCTAGGCCATATGCTGAGTTTCCATGACTCTGGCAGCGGCATATAAACTAATCTAATCCAAATAACTTGTTCAAATAAGAAAGGGAGAATCTCACTATGGCTAACATTTTTGAAGGGCATTTAATTTCGCAAAACTTGAAATATGGTATCGTTGTAGGTCGTTTTAATGAATTTATTACATCCAAATTGTTGGGTGGCGCACAGGACGCTCTGAAACGTCATGGCGTAAATGAAGATGAAGTAGATATCGCTTGGGTACCAGGCGCATTTGAACTTCCGCTAATTGCTCAAAAAATGGCTGAAAGCGGAAAGTACGATGCTGTTATTACACTAGGTGCGGTAATTCGAGGATCAACTCCGCATTTTGATTATGTGTGCAGCGAAGTAGCGAAGGGTGTAGCTGCTATTAATCTGAAAACAGGCGTTCCTACAATTTTCGGTGTTTTAACAACAGATTCCATTGAGCAAGCGGTAGAACGTGCGGGTACCAAAGCTGGAAATAAAGGTTGGGAAGCTGCTGTAACAGCGATTGAAATGGCGAATTTGACGAAGCAATTCACTTCGTAATGCTTTCTTATTATCATCTGGAAACACTGCTGCCTAGGTTGCTCGCTTTTCTGATCGCAATGACGCTGCACGACGCAGCTCATGCGGGGGCGGCTTGGCTGCTCGGAGATCGTACAGCCCGAGAAAGCAAACGGTTATCGCTAAACCCCTTGGCACATTTAGATGCCTTGGGGCTAGCTATGATCATCTTCGGCCCCTATGGCTGGTCGAAGAAATTACCAGTAGATGAATCACGTTTTAAGAAAAGACCCAGGCTATCCCACACACTTGTTTATTTAGCGGGTCCTTTTACGAATTTGCTGCTCGTTTTGTTCTTCTGGTGGCTCTATTTCTTTCTTCCGGCTATGGTAGGAGGAGGGACTGAGTCCATAACCGTTGAACAGTGGCGAGTCTATTTGCAGTACTGCGTCATCGTCAATTTAATGATTTGTCTTATACATATGCTGCCTCTTTATCCGCTCGACGGATGGTATGTTTTGAAAGGACTTGTTCCTTCCCAGAAGCAAGGATGGTTTACACGTAATCAACGCTATGCACTTATTCTAGTTATTGTTTTACTGATTACACCGGTTGGACAATGGGCGCTCGGACATATTTATCCGTTTGCCGCGCAGTTTGTTATGAATCTATTTTCAATATGACAAGGGGGAGAACAAAATGAAAGTAACCTATAAGTTAGAAGCATTTGAAGGCCCCCTTGATCTATTGCTTCATCTTATCGATAAAAATGAACTTGACATTTATAATATTCCGATCAAAGAAATTACAGACCAGTACTTGGGTTATGTTCAAGCAATGCATGAATTGGAGCTGGATATTACGAGTGAATTTCTTGTGATGGCAGCAACACTTCTCTCTATCAAGAGCAAAATGCTATTACCTAAGCCGCCTGTTATTGAATTTGATGAATATTTTGATGATATGGACGACTCTCTAGATCCTCGCGCAGAGCTTGTTGCGAAGCTGATTGAATACCGGAAGTATAAATCGATTGCCGATATGCTTAGGGATAAAGAAGTAGAACGCAGTCTGGTGTATACACGTGAACCTGAGGATTTAACGCCATACCTGCCTGATATCCAGGAGAATCCTGTTGAGGGGCTTGATGTCGCTGACCTCTTATTTGCCTTTCAACGGACTTTACGGAAGCTGGCTAACCGCAATGTCGTTACAAGAATTCGAAGAGATGAAATATCCGTCAAAGACCGCATTAGAGAGGTTGTCGACTTACTAAAAGTTAAAGGTGGCAAGCTGCTTTTCTCGAAGCTATTCGATTACGAAATGACACGTGAAGAAATCGTTGTGACTTTCTTAGCGATACTCGAATTAATGAAAATGAAAAAAGTTATTTGTTATCAGTACAAGCTATTTGAAGACATCGTCATCCAAGCGAAAGAGGAGGTTTCTGACATTGACACTCAATTTTCCACAGATGAAATCAATTATTGAAGGACTGCTCTTTGCCTCTGGCGACGAAGGCTTGGATGCCAAGCAATTAGCTGAAGTCATGGAGCTTGATCTTTATTTGATTCGTGATCTGCTCAAAGATATGAGAACGGAGTTCAAACGAAAGGGGCGTGGCGTTCAGATTGTGGAAGTAGCTGGGGCCTATCAGTTAACAACCTTAGCTGAGCATGCGCCCTATTTTGAACGACTAGCTTATTCACCTTCACGATCATCCCTATCACAAGCCGCGTTAGAGACTTTATCCATCGTTGCTTATAAACAACCAATTACAAGAGTCGAAATTGAGGAGATCCGCGGCGTGAAATGTGATCGGGCCTTAGCAACCTTAACCGGCAAAGACTTGATAACGGAAGTCGGACGCGCCGACGCGGTTGGTAGACCGATATTGTACGGAACCTCCAAGCAATTTCTAGAATATTTCGGGCTTAGTTCGATTACGGAGCTCCCGGATTCGGCAAGCTTCCAAGGGAATTTTGATCTGGAAGAAGAGACGCGTCTATTATTTGACCGATTAGGCGGAGATCAGAAGCAGATTACTCTTGAAGATGTAAGTGATGAAACTGAATGAGTACCCGCCCACATGCATTTCATTTCCTTTTTAGGGTCATACTAACTCCACCTACGAGAAGACTTTTTCTTGCAGGTGGAGTTTTTTGCTAAACGGAGAGACTTTGAGCTACGCTCAAAGATCCCAATGCGGAGAGACTTTGAGCTATGCTCAAAGATCCCAATGCGGAGAGACTTTGAGCTATGCTCAAAGATCCCAATGCGGAGAGACTTTGAGCTATGCTCAAAGATCCCTATATTAGGAGGGATTCTAAGTTGTTGTGGCTGGGGATTGTTATTCTTTTTATCATTTTTGTGATCATCGTTTTATTATTCAGTTTCATTCATGGCGAATTCAACTTCTCCAGAGTGAAAGACAACGATACGTTATCAGTGGAAATGCGAGCGTTATTCGGGCTTATACGATATCGTTATGTCATTCCAATCATACAATTCAAAGGCCTTACCAAGGGGATTTTGATTAAATCGGAAATCATAACCAAATCCAGTTCCAAACTTAAAGATGAAAGCAAGGGTCAAATCACGAAAGAAAAAATACTCTACGCTTACAATCAAGCAAAGGAAGCAATTGTATATACATTAAATCTTTATGATTGGATGAAGCAAACATTAGCGAAAGTCGAGTGTACCGATTTGAAATGGATAACTCGCATAGGCGTAGGTGATGCACCTGAAACAGCGATAACAACAGGGGCTATTTGGGGAATCAAGTCCTCACTGCTTGGCTTTTCCATTCGCTATGTGAACTTAACGGCGAAACCGCACATCGATGTTATTCCGCAATATAATGAGAAGCAATTTTCTACCGATTTTCGTTTTGCAGGACGGATCCGCGTATGGTTTGTAGTAGTTGCAGGAGTACGTTTGATTAGTAGAGCGGCTAAAGTAAAGGGTGGTATTCGTACATGGATTCAAATAGCTCTGAAGACAAGGGCAAGAGTTAAAACGGCTTCTTGAAGTGTACATAACGATATTCCACTCAGGGCACTCTACAAATGAACCATTTTTGCTTTTTGACGTTTGTGCTTCCGATGCCAGTTTATCTGGCTAAAAACTCTAAGGAGGATTACGATCATGTCCGAACACCCGATTCAAGGCCTCATGAAAGTCGCCATGGAAAATATTAAAGAAATGGTCGACGTTAACACGATTGTTGGTGATCCTGTTGAAACACCGGATGGTAGTGTCATTATGCCGATATCCAAAGTAGGTTTTGGTTTTGCCGCAGGCGGCAGCGAATTCGTGACAGATTCCGAAATTGAAATTGAAGGCGGCTCTGCAGGTAAAAGCGATGCGCTGAATGCAAAGGTTGCTCTTCCTTTCGGTGGTGGTAGCGGCGGCGGGGTATCCATTACACCTATTGC is drawn from Paenibacillus sp. V4I7 and contains these coding sequences:
- the ytfJ gene encoding GerW family sporulation protein, which translates into the protein MSEHPIQGLMKVAMENIKEMVDVNTIVGDPVETPDGSVIMPISKVGFGFAAGGSEFVTDSEIEIEGGSAGKSDALNAKVALPFGGGSGGGVSITPIAFLVVGKNGVKVVPLDNQTHILERLIDSAPQVVDKIQSMIKGLGAKTPASTVGANGTNVTNIENQNFIV